The following coding sequences lie in one Monomorium pharaonis isolate MP-MQ-018 chromosome 1, ASM1337386v2, whole genome shotgun sequence genomic window:
- the LOC118645472 gene encoding uncharacterized protein LOC118645472 — protein MSDLDDETDTSCGEEQVVSDWEVRKEWLENILSKHHNGKAVEVLEFKVSPGCATSESVLSAITSVMTKYLAAFTTNKPTDRCRVDLIIKQLPKDPFSRFFVTEGQFDLREIKFYTRVMPDLKEFNKRQLATSEEKIILPIPTCYHAHYSPAGGTDDSPIPPESMLVLEDLSVIGYESVKFSEGLTFSQATAALSAIACVHAHSLSMKVVDKQSLPERYPFLFQTAKATDSYQQLVERGLPQLAHFLESRPGLEAVLEALLILRPRTKDIISALLAPESPLALITHTDFWSNNLLFKNNSKTTDCTILDWQMVTYSRPTNDVALLLVSSVPTELRRKHTDTLLNTYWNTLNWTCSHLGLNIPKDLGYTREDLNKDYRRSQLLALLLCIGSVDVALGDPLTEQRLIDVLEDLYNDGVLTDEAVVATNETNNS, from the exons ATGTCCGATTTGGACGACGAGACCGACACTTCCTGCGGGGAGGAGCAAGTTGTCTCGGACTGGGAGGTCCGGAAGGAATGGCTCGAGAACATATTGTCAAAGCACCACAACGGGAAAGCG GTCGAAGTTCTGGAGTTTAAGGTGAGCCCCGGATGCGCGACAAGCGAGAGCGTGCTGAGCGCTATCACCAGCGTTATGACAAAGTATTTAGCAGCATTTACGACGAATAAGCCAACCGATAGATGCAGAGTGGACCTTATCATAAAGCAACTTCCCAAGGATCCGTTTAGCCGGTTTTTCGTTACAGAAGGCCAATTTGATCTCCGAGAGATTAAGTTTTATACACGG GTGATGCCAGACTTGAAAGAATTCAATAAAAGGCAGCTGGCGACGTCagaggaaaaaattatattgccaATTCCAACATGCTATCATGCTCATTATAGTCCTGCCGGCGGAACTGACGACAGCCCGATACCGCCGGAATCGATGCTGGTATTGGAAGACTTGAGCGTCATAGGTTACGAGAGCGTCAAGTTCTCGGAAGGATTAACGTTTAGTCAAGCGACAGCAGCGTTAAGTGCCATCGCCTGCGTACACGCCCACTCCCTGTCGATGAAGGTCGTGGACAAACAATCCCTCCCCGAGCGTTATCCATTCCTATTCCAAACAGCGAAAGCAACAGATTCGTACCAGCAGCTAGTGGAGCGTGGTTTACCAcaattggcgcattttcttgaGAGTAGACCAGGACTGGAGGCGGTCCTCGAGGCTCTGCTAATTTTGCGACCTCGCACCAAAGATATTATTTCGGCTCTTCTTGCTCCAGAAAGTCCGCTAGCATTGATAACGCACACCGACTTTTGGAGCAATAATctacttttcaaaaataatagtaaaactaCGGACTGCACGATTCTCGATTGGCAGATGGTCACTTACAGTCGGCCGACGAACGATGTCGCATTGTTGTTGGTGAGTTCAGTGCCCACAGAGTTACGGCGCAAGCACACTGATACGCTTCTGAATACGTATTGGAACACGCTGAACTGGACATGCTCGCATCTCGGCCTAAATATCCCCAAAGATTTAGGTTACACCAGAGAGGATTTGAACAAGGACTACAGAAGATCCCAGCTGCTGGCGCTTTTACTTTGTATCGGATCGGTGGACGTTGCACTCGGTGATCCTCTCACGGAGCAACGACTGATCGACGTCCTTGAGGATTTATATAATGACGGCGTACTAACGGACGAAGCCGTCGTCGCGACAAACGAGACTAATAATTCTTAA
- the LOC118644133 gene encoding trafficking protein particle complex subunit 1-like, whose translation MTIHNLYIFSKTGTLLYYAEWNRLNKSGITREEEAKLMYGMLFSMKSFVNKISPLDPKEGFLYYKTGKYTLHYFETPSGLKFVLNTDNASQNVRELLQQLYREVYLEYVVKNPFCQLNEPIQSELFKVKVDELFKKSPLFLSRSL comes from the exons ATGACAATCCATAACTTGTACATCTTCTCGAAAACTGGCACGTTATTGTACTATGCCGAGTGGAACAGATTGAATAAGTCGGGGATAACGAGGGAGGAG GAagcaaaattaatgtatggaATGCTGTTTTCCATGAAAtcgtttgtaaataaaatctcaCCATTGGATCCTAAGGAGGGCTTTCTATATTACAAGACGGGCAAATATACGCttcattattttgaaacaCCTTCAGGTCTTAAGTTTGTCTTGAATACTGATAATGCGAGTCAAAATGTTAGAGAATTGTTGCAGCAATTATATAGAGAA GTCTACTTGGAATACGTTGTAAAGAATCCATTCTGCCAATTAAATGAACCTATACAAAGTGAATTATTCAAAGTAAAGGTAGAtgaactatttaaaaaatctcctCTATTTCTAAGTCGATCGttgtag
- the LOC105833555 gene encoding balbiani ring protein 3-like gives MYPKNADSFSLQCFDAGSNCASDRRGCEALISSCNCQSNVGCLDRCDGACGGLQHTGTAETGACPGPCQCAEEKLWNSNVPPKPNCQWLNNFAELRRQWSDHGRQQTYKCRGCGRRPWQNCRFVSPTVSFTSGPVFRYRSTHAGLSDDDSGSGAISCAPLCNCRPDSSYLQQKCCGSRRLAGGASKSEIAPADKSSSPEPVKREAGGGCPPPSCSYSSTRYNSPSADGSTSTVASSCCPSQCRHQASSQRASDCQPCALKSILKKRSCCCQRDASRCCTCQPMPRGCNCPPPIQVDARASRECSCECPSGPECTCPPSERRFPKATVKCPNARRCCPSPRLPPGPKCHCPRCQPCPPCGPCTSSNYRQPVPPKDVSCRPGTPCPFCPPCRSIATASPCRPPTPCGKLTFCTERSGRPFSPCTGQSWRGIIGDKDSESSIYGEQNDDDERRETIRDKKDRHCCHVADCARSERGIDEIRDLILNERSTQCSPSKTFINLSETTNPAESVDPDSRNALGESDETAFKNTAETFDGCTTEKSSKDSWYTSPTHIPSDSGTKPDCYALHGEYPPAGGNVSGNPASASHVKSFSRVRDLSASNKTPLRRSVTFRETPLARVEIVGGCFNRHPDNDTDM, from the exons ATGTATCCCAAGAATGCTGATAGCTTTAGCCTGCAATGTTTTGACGCAGGAAGCAATTGTGCATCGGACAGAAGAGGCTGTGAGGCGCTCATATCTTCGTGTAATTGCCAAAGTAATGTAGGATGCCTGGATCGGTGCGATGGTGCCTGCGGCGGTTTGCAACACACCGGAACTGCCGAGACAGGCGCGTGTCCCGGACCGTGTCAGTGCGCCGAGGAGAAGCTCTGGAACAGTAACGTGCCACCTAAACCGAATTGCCAATGGTTGAATAACTTCGCCGAGCTGCGCCGTCAATGGAGCGACCACGGTCGCCAGCAGACGTACAAGTGCCGTGGCTGCGGCCGTCGACCGTGG CAGAACTGTCGCTTCGTGTCGCCGACCGTGTCTTTCACCAGCGGCCCTGTGTTCCGGTACCGTTCTACTCACGCCGGACTGTCAG ACGACGACTCCGGTTCCGGCGCGATAAGCTGCGCCCCGCTTTGTAACTGTCGCCCAGATTCTTCTTACCTTCAACAGAAATGCTGTGGCAGCCGTCGTTTGGCGGGCGGGGCAAGCAAATCGGAAATAGCACCGGCAGATAAATCGTCATCACCCGAACCCGTGAAACGGGAAGCGGGCGGTGGTTGCCCGCCGCCGAGCTGTAGCTACTCATCGACCCGCTATAATTCTCCCAGCGCGGACGGCTCTACGTCGACCGTCGCTTCGTCTTGCTGCCCTTCGCAATGCAGACACCAGGCTTCGTCGCAACGGGCATCCGACTGCCAGCCCTGCGCCTTGAAATCCATCCTGAAAAAGCGCAGCTGTTGCTGCCAGCGTGACGCGAGTCGCTGCTGCACGTGCCAGCCGATGCCGCGCGGCTGTAACTGCCCGCCGCCGATTCAGGTGGACGCCCGCGCCTCGCGCGAGTGCTCCTGCGAATGTCCGTCCGGCCCGGAATGCACGTGTCCACCTAGCGAACGAAGGTTCCCAAAGGCGACGGTCAAGTGTCCCAACGCGCGCCGCTGTTGCCCGTCTCCTCGATTACCGCCCGGTCCCAAGTGTCATTGTCCACGTTGTCAACCGTGTCCACCCTGCGGTCCATGCACGTCCTCCAACTATCGACAACCTGTTCCACCCAAGGACGTTTCTTGCCGGCCTGGTACACCGTGTCCATTCTGCCCGCCTTGTCGATCGATCGCGACCGCCTCGCCCTGTCGTCCTCCGACACCTTGCGGAAAATTGACCTTCTGCACGGAGCGCAGTGGCCGACCCTTCTCGCCCTGTACAGGTCAGTCTTGGCGTGGGATCATTGGCGATAAGGACTCGGAAAGTAGCATCTATGGTGAACAAAATGATGACGATGAAAGACGAGAGACGATACGCGATAAGAAAGATCGCCATTGCTGTCACGTTGCAGACTGCGCTAGATCCGAACGCGGCATTGACGAGATTCgcgatttaatattgaatgaGAGATCCACGCAGTGTTCACCGTCAAAGacgtttattaatttgtcgGAGACCACGAACCCTGCAGAGTCTGTCGATCCCGACTCGCGCAACGCGCTGGGGGAAAGCGACGAGACCGCTTTCAAAAATACGGCGGAGACTTTCGACGGTTGTACCACTGAGAAATCTTCAAAGGATTCGTGGTACACTTCACCTACCCATATTCCGTCCGACAGCGGTACAAAGCCCGATTGTTATGCGCTTCACGGGGAATATCCGCCCGCTGGCGGAAACGTATCCGGGAATCCTGCTTCGGCGAGTCACGTGAAATCATTTAGTCGGGTAAGGGATTTATCGGCGTCGAATAAAACGCCGCTTCGACGTAGCGTTACTTTCCGCGAGACTCCGCTGGCACGTGTCGAAATCGTTGGCGGGTGCTTCAATAGGCATCCCGACAACGACACCGACATGTAG
- the LOC105833561 gene encoding insulin-like growth factor-binding protein-related protein 1, giving the protein MTCRRAFLFLTALVFCATFRRGASAVAGTIENKSVTEEAQPEGCIECGYYRCPENPGKCLLGSVPDPCGCCPETGLCARLLGEPCWNESIPLLSPKSRNDGYCARNYLCELRSDLQEKDAPEATCVCMEQSPACGSNNETYSTPCALHEEAMKLRNSSSLKLQHLGPCESRPWILSTLEDVVSAFGQRVALNCEAKGFPVPDIIWEFHSDDGRTVLRLPAEEHGATIHTSDGPEPLMRTSWMQLARLDEEHIGMYYCIANNSMGEASTSSFVSML; this is encoded by the exons ATGACGTGCCGGAGAGCGTTTCTGTTTTTAACGGCGTTGGTGTTCTGTGCAACATTTCGACGAGGTGCATCCGCTGTCGCTGGAACCATCGAAAATAAAAGTGTCACTGAGGAAGCGCAACCAGAAGGTTGCATTGAGTGCGGATATTACAG ATGCCCGGAGAATCCTGGAAAGTGCTTGTTGGGCTCGGTACCTGATCCTTGTGGATGCTGCCCGGAGACTGGTTTGTGCGCCCGTCTCCTTGGCGAACCATGCTGGAACGAGAGCATCCCTCTTCTATCTCCAAAGAGCCGTAACGACGGATACTGCGCAAGAAATTATCTGTGCGAGTTACGCTCCGATCTACAAGAAAAG GATGCTCCAGAGGCAACCTGCGTTTGTATGGAACAGAGCCCGGCATGCGGTAGCAATAATGAAACTTACTCGACGCCATGCGCATTGCACGAAGAGGCGATGAAACTCAGAAACTCATCTTCCTTGAAGTTGCAACACCTCGGTCCTTGTGAAAGTAGACCTTGGATTCTATCAACTTTGGAAGATGTTGTCTCAGCTTTTGGTCAACGCGTCGCACTCAATTGCGAGGCGAAGGGTTTTCCTGTGCCGGATATCATCTGGGAATTTCATTCGGATGACGGAAGAACAGTGTTGAGATTACCGG CGGAGGAGCACGGGGCGACGATACACACGAGTGATGGCCCAGAACCGCTGATGCGAACATCTTGGATGCAATTGGCTCGACTGGACGAAGAACACATCGGCATGTATTATTGCATTGCTAACAATTCCATGGGTGAGGCAAGCACATCTTCATTCGTGTCCATGTTGTAA